A genomic stretch from Schaalia odontolytica includes:
- a CDS encoding 1,4-dihydroxy-2-naphthoyl-CoA synthase has translation MSALPFVSDTFDPTRWREIEGFDFADITYHRGISRGPEADGRPEGADMPVVRIAFDRPDIRNAFRPGTVDELYRALDHARQTSCVAAVILTGNGPSARDGGYSFCSGGDQRVRGRDGYRYEVEGADPEAATAQRREQIDPARAGRLHILEVQRLIRTMPKVVIAAVPGWAAGGGHSLNVVADLSVASIEHAAFMQTDANVGSFDAGYGSALLARQAGDKRAREIFFLAERYDAQAAERWGVINRAVPHAQLEETALEWAATIATKSPQAIRMLKFAFNLADDGLAGQQVFAGEATRMAYMTAEAQEGRDAFLEHRAPRWEDYPYYY, from the coding sequence ATGAGCGCTCTTCCCTTCGTTTCCGACACCTTCGATCCGACCCGCTGGCGTGAGATCGAGGGCTTTGACTTCGCCGACATCACCTACCACCGCGGCATCTCGCGCGGCCCTGAGGCGGACGGCCGCCCCGAGGGTGCCGACATGCCGGTCGTGCGCATCGCCTTCGATCGCCCCGACATCCGCAACGCCTTCCGCCCCGGAACGGTCGACGAGCTGTATCGCGCGCTCGACCACGCACGCCAGACCTCCTGCGTCGCGGCCGTCATCCTCACGGGAAACGGGCCGTCGGCGCGCGACGGTGGCTACTCGTTCTGTTCCGGGGGCGACCAGCGAGTCCGAGGCCGCGACGGATACCGCTACGAGGTCGAGGGCGCGGACCCCGAGGCGGCCACCGCCCAGCGCCGCGAGCAGATCGACCCCGCGAGGGCCGGTCGCCTGCACATCCTCGAGGTCCAGCGCCTCATCCGCACGATGCCGAAGGTCGTCATCGCGGCGGTTCCCGGGTGGGCCGCGGGAGGCGGACATTCCCTCAACGTGGTCGCAGACCTGTCGGTCGCGTCCATCGAGCACGCCGCCTTCATGCAGACGGATGCGAACGTGGGGTCTTTTGACGCCGGCTATGGCTCCGCGCTACTGGCCCGCCAAGCGGGCGACAAGCGGGCGCGCGAAATCTTCTTCCTCGCCGAGCGCTACGACGCGCAGGCCGCCGAGCGTTGGGGCGTCATCAACCGCGCAGTCCCCCACGCCCAGCTCGAAGAGACCGCCCTGGAGTGGGCAGCGACCATCGCGACAAAGTCCCCGCAGGCGATCCGCATGCTCAAGTTCGCCTTCAACCTGGCCGACGACGGCCTGGCTGGCCAGCAGGTCTTCGCGGGCGAGGCCACGCGCATGGCCTACATGACGGCCGAGGCACAGGAGGGGCGCGACGCTTTCCTCGAGCACCGCGCCCCCCGCTGGGAGGATTACCCCTACTACTACTGA
- a CDS encoding isochorismate synthase yields MHTDFGCSRLVFRASVLPPQHPGSTCPLTSLLPTSGGAAWLGQRRQMVGLGRALTLQSATSDAIADVRRAWEAAPASSTDNGAPSPALFASFAFRSPARSVAFVPALTLIDEAGARWAITAGIGDAPDPLAAVDAALAGARPAPRVPESLTFGHGSMSRGQWRDSVRAMAQRLREGAADKAVMARDMTVRCPHGFDERFLLERLGELYPSTWRFCVDSLIGASPEMLIAASDGMASSRVLAGTCRPGEGEALASSAKDLREHDLASESVSSILTRLCSEVEARGPFLLSLPNVVHLATDVHARLGSAHLLDLVAALHPTAAVCGTPRDAAMRLIEELEDTERGRYSGPVGWVDTAGDGEFAIALRCGLTSGTRLRLFAGAGIMPDSDPDAELAETEAKMRPLLDALGV; encoded by the coding sequence ATGCACACTGACTTCGGATGCTCGCGCCTCGTTTTTCGGGCGTCGGTCCTACCCCCGCAGCACCCGGGGTCTACTTGCCCGCTGACATCTCTGCTTCCGACCTCCGGAGGCGCGGCCTGGCTGGGGCAGCGCCGACAGATGGTGGGCCTGGGACGAGCGCTGACGCTTCAGTCCGCGACCTCCGACGCGATCGCCGACGTGCGCCGCGCCTGGGAGGCCGCGCCAGCCTCGTCCACCGACAACGGCGCCCCCTCCCCCGCCCTCTTCGCGTCCTTCGCGTTCCGTTCCCCCGCCCGATCGGTCGCCTTCGTGCCCGCACTGACTCTCATCGACGAGGCCGGGGCCCGCTGGGCGATCACCGCGGGCATCGGGGACGCTCCGGACCCGCTGGCTGCTGTCGACGCTGCCCTGGCCGGGGCGAGGCCCGCGCCGCGCGTGCCGGAGTCTCTGACCTTCGGACACGGGTCGATGTCGCGCGGACAGTGGCGCGACTCGGTGCGAGCGATGGCGCAGCGCCTGCGTGAGGGGGCCGCCGACAAGGCCGTCATGGCGCGCGATATGACGGTGCGCTGCCCTCACGGCTTCGACGAGCGTTTCCTGTTGGAGCGCCTGGGTGAGCTATACCCGTCGACGTGGCGTTTTTGCGTGGATTCGCTGATCGGAGCCTCCCCGGAGATGCTGATCGCGGCGTCGGACGGCATGGCAAGCTCGCGCGTCCTGGCCGGCACGTGCAGGCCAGGCGAGGGCGAGGCGCTCGCGTCGAGCGCGAAGGATCTGCGCGAGCACGACTTGGCTTCAGAGTCCGTGTCGTCGATCCTGACTCGCCTGTGTTCCGAGGTGGAGGCACGGGGGCCATTCCTCCTGTCGCTGCCCAACGTCGTACACCTGGCGACGGACGTTCACGCACGCTTGGGGTCGGCGCATCTGCTGGATCTGGTGGCGGCGCTTCATCCGACCGCAGCCGTGTGTGGCACCCCGCGCGACGCGGCGATGCGCCTCATCGAGGAGCTGGAGGACACTGAGCGTGGCCGCTACTCGGGGCCAGTCGGATGGGTGGACACGGCGGGCGACGGCGAGTTCGCGATCGCGCTGCGCTGCGGACTCACCTCGGGCACTCGCCTGCGCCTCTTCGCGGGCGCCGGCATCATGCCCGATTCCGACCCCGACGCCGAGTTGGCCGAGACGGAGGCGAAGATGCGGCCCCTCCTGGATGCCCTCGGGGTCTGA
- a CDS encoding class I SAM-dependent methyltransferase: protein MTESPRADLNKDPEEIASMFDSLASRYDAMDALMTGGLDRVWMTALRKAVAPHPGERILDVAAGTGASSAALAKGGAEVVACDLSEGMIEVGRERHPELEFVHGNAMDLDFEDGSFDAVTISWGLRNIPDPQLALREMARVVRPRGRLVVLEFSTPPSRFFRGLYNVYQSTVMPAIARLASTNDGAYDYLVESIRDWPAQEELGRMIAANGWSEVEYRNLTGGIACMHRAVKPLP, encoded by the coding sequence ATGACTGAATCCCCGCGCGCGGACCTGAACAAGGATCCCGAAGAGATCGCCTCAATGTTTGACTCCCTCGCCTCTCGCTACGACGCGATGGATGCGCTGATGACGGGCGGTTTGGACAGGGTGTGGATGACCGCCCTGCGCAAGGCCGTCGCCCCGCATCCCGGCGAACGCATCCTCGACGTGGCGGCCGGCACCGGTGCGTCGTCGGCGGCGCTGGCCAAGGGCGGCGCCGAGGTCGTCGCCTGCGACCTGTCCGAAGGCATGATCGAGGTTGGCCGTGAGCGCCACCCCGAGCTCGAGTTCGTTCACGGTAACGCCATGGACCTGGATTTTGAGGACGGCTCTTTCGACGCCGTCACCATCTCCTGGGGCCTGCGCAACATCCCGGATCCGCAGCTCGCGCTGCGCGAGATGGCGCGCGTCGTGCGCCCGCGTGGCCGCCTCGTGGTCCTGGAGTTCTCCACGCCGCCCTCGCGCTTCTTCCGCGGCCTGTATAACGTCTACCAGTCGACCGTGATGCCGGCGATCGCGCGCCTGGCCTCGACGAATGACGGTGCCTACGACTACCTGGTGGAGTCGATTCGCGATTGGCCCGCACAGGAGGAGCTCGGCCGCATGATCGCCGCGAACGGCTGGAGCGAGGTCGAGTACCGCAACCTCACCGGCGGCATCGCCTGCATGCACCGCGCGGTCAAGCCGCTGCCGTAG
- a CDS encoding alpha-glucosidase yields the protein MFFRNDALAPADSGLSPDEWWKGAVVYQIYPRSFKDSNGDGLGDLEGIRSKLDYLKGLGIDVLWLSPIYASPQADNGYDIADYYDIDPMFGTLEDFDRLLEGVHDRGMRLVMDLVVNHSSDEHPWFVESRSSRDNPKRDWYIWRDPRPGYVGGEIGAEPNNWGSFFSGSAWAWDEATGQYYLHLFHRKQPDLNWDNPQVRHAVYEMMNWWLDRGVDGFRMDVINLISKDPSLPDGIVYPGRSWGEGFPHFSEGPRLHEYLAEMRREVFEGRSATMTVGECPGVRRDNVLLFTDPARAELDMVFHFDHVDLGLESGKFHPRTLRPGELADCLSAWQEAQGEIGWNSLYLDNHDQPRAVSRFGDEAYRYESATALATALHMLRGTPYVYQGEELGMTNSVFRGIDDYRDVEALRYYREAVESGESPESVLDGLALTGRDNARTPVQWDAGPNAGFTDGTPWIGVAPNYEEINAAAQVGDPSSVYSYYRALADIRHGLPVIAAGAYERIVTPSPAVFAYRRILDEAVATVLVNLSSQPAVLGDAGRGVSGDLILANRDLPEDDRGVPEVLGRWEARVYLA from the coding sequence ATGTTCTTCCGTAACGATGCCCTCGCTCCCGCAGACAGCGGGCTTAGCCCCGACGAGTGGTGGAAGGGTGCGGTCGTCTACCAGATCTACCCCCGCTCCTTCAAGGACTCCAACGGGGATGGTCTCGGCGACCTTGAGGGTATTCGTTCGAAACTCGACTACCTCAAGGGCCTCGGCATCGACGTCCTGTGGCTGTCGCCGATCTACGCCTCCCCGCAGGCGGACAACGGATACGATATCGCCGACTACTACGACATCGACCCCATGTTCGGCACGCTCGAGGACTTCGATCGCCTGCTGGAAGGGGTCCACGATCGCGGCATGCGCCTCGTCATGGATTTGGTCGTCAACCATTCCTCCGACGAGCACCCCTGGTTCGTCGAGTCCCGTTCGTCCAGGGACAACCCCAAGCGCGACTGGTACATCTGGCGCGATCCCAGACCCGGGTACGTCGGCGGCGAGATTGGCGCCGAACCCAACAACTGGGGTTCGTTCTTCTCCGGCTCGGCTTGGGCCTGGGACGAGGCCACAGGCCAGTACTACCTGCACCTCTTCCATCGCAAGCAGCCCGACCTGAACTGGGATAACCCGCAGGTGCGCCACGCCGTCTACGAGATGATGAACTGGTGGCTCGACCGCGGGGTCGACGGCTTCCGTATGGATGTCATCAACCTGATCTCGAAGGACCCCTCACTGCCCGACGGCATCGTCTATCCCGGGCGCTCCTGGGGAGAGGGCTTCCCGCACTTCTCGGAAGGGCCCCGCCTGCACGAGTATCTCGCCGAGATGCGCCGCGAGGTCTTCGAAGGGCGCAGCGCCACCATGACGGTCGGAGAGTGTCCCGGCGTGCGCCGCGACAACGTCCTGCTCTTCACGGACCCGGCCCGCGCAGAGCTCGACATGGTGTTCCACTTCGACCACGTCGACCTCGGCCTCGAATCGGGCAAGTTCCACCCACGCACGCTGCGCCCCGGCGAGCTCGCCGACTGCCTGAGCGCCTGGCAGGAGGCTCAAGGCGAGATCGGCTGGAACAGCCTCTACCTGGACAATCACGACCAGCCGCGCGCCGTCAGCCGCTTCGGCGACGAGGCCTACCGCTACGAGTCGGCGACCGCCCTGGCCACCGCCTTGCACATGCTGCGCGGCACCCCCTACGTCTACCAGGGCGAGGAACTCGGCATGACGAACAGCGTCTTCCGCGGCATCGACGACTATCGCGACGTCGAGGCGCTGCGCTACTACCGAGAGGCCGTGGAGTCGGGGGAGAGCCCCGAGTCCGTCCTGGATGGCCTGGCACTCACCGGCCGCGACAATGCGCGCACCCCCGTCCAGTGGGACGCCGGCCCGAATGCCGGGTTCACGGATGGTACCCCGTGGATCGGCGTCGCCCCGAACTACGAGGAGATCAACGCCGCCGCCCAGGTGGGCGATCCGTCCTCGGTCTACTCCTACTATCGCGCGCTCGCGGACATCCGTCACGGCCTGCCCGTCATCGCGGCTGGCGCTTACGAGCGCATCGTTACGCCCTCGCCCGCGGTGTTCGCCTATCGCCGTATCCTCGACGAGGCTGTTGCAACGGTCCTCGTCAACCTTTCTTCGCAGCCCGCTGTTCTCGGCGATGCGGGGCGTGGGGTGAGTGGAGATCTCATCCTGGCCAACCGCGACCTTCCCGAGGATGACCGGGGTGTCCCGGAGGTCCTCGGGCGATGGGAGGCGCGGGTTTACCTCGCCTGA
- the menD gene encoding 2-succinyl-5-enolpyruvyl-6-hydroxy-3-cyclohexene-1-carboxylic-acid synthase: MPSVDTARAILKSLDALGVTHVLYCPGSRSAPFAYALEAGAFSGDARAILDERSAGFMAVGLARAGALPAIVVTSGTAVAELAPAVLESSHARLPLVLLTADRPGELRGVGASQATDQSRLFGGHVRSQVDLEPQEASPSLVGRLTRSVAAACGAPSGAPGPVQINVAFRDPLTPARPASDSEAVAPFVPRPTRVLRTRATAERWEDVVGDARAGLIVAGEGASPHASAWSRAALFPLLAEPASGAWAHGEVVPFEQSLVSSPLGREVDTVVVTGRPTLSRPIHALLARPDVRVVLVDACAPWGDLSGNASVVVADLTPASRPVEATQADWALRVRDAARVAGERIESLLAAGSGRTMIDLARAVASSTSGPLVLGASNPVRAFDLGVSSLEGRVIHSNRGQAGIDGTIATAVGIALGSGYAGEASAHPCRRVTAVMGDLTACHDASSLAVAASSGANLDIVVADDQGGGIFATLEHGRAATDEAYGRWFGVAQAVDYEALAAAYGLAFARAETPSELAQLLVTAEAGPRLVHAPVERAAHLYSAIRDILN, translated from the coding sequence ATGCCCTCCGTTGATACCGCCCGCGCCATCCTTAAGTCCCTGGATGCCCTGGGTGTCACGCACGTCCTGTACTGCCCCGGTTCGCGCAGCGCGCCCTTCGCGTACGCCCTCGAAGCGGGGGCTTTTAGCGGGGATGCTCGCGCGATCCTGGATGAGCGCAGCGCTGGGTTCATGGCCGTTGGCCTGGCCCGTGCCGGGGCGCTGCCCGCCATCGTCGTTACCTCCGGCACCGCCGTCGCGGAACTTGCCCCCGCGGTCCTCGAGTCCTCGCACGCGCGCCTGCCGCTCGTCCTCCTGACCGCCGATCGCCCCGGCGAACTGCGAGGCGTCGGTGCCTCCCAAGCGACCGACCAGTCGCGGCTCTTCGGCGGGCACGTGCGCTCGCAGGTGGACCTGGAACCCCAGGAGGCCTCGCCCTCGCTGGTCGGGCGGCTCACGCGCTCCGTCGCTGCGGCGTGCGGCGCGCCCTCGGGAGCGCCCGGGCCCGTGCAGATCAACGTCGCTTTCCGTGACCCGCTCACCCCCGCTCGCCCAGCGTCCGACTCCGAGGCCGTGGCCCCCTTCGTTCCCCGGCCGACCCGGGTGCTGCGCACCCGCGCGACAGCTGAGCGCTGGGAGGACGTTGTTGGTGACGCTCGCGCTGGCCTGATCGTGGCCGGAGAAGGAGCCTCGCCTCACGCAAGCGCATGGTCTCGCGCCGCCCTCTTCCCGCTGCTGGCCGAGCCGGCCTCCGGCGCGTGGGCCCACGGGGAAGTGGTCCCTTTCGAGCAGTCCCTCGTGAGTTCCCCGCTGGGGCGTGAGGTCGACACGGTCGTCGTCACCGGTCGCCCGACCCTGTCTCGCCCCATCCACGCGCTGCTCGCGCGCCCGGACGTGCGCGTCGTCCTCGTCGACGCCTGCGCCCCCTGGGGCGACCTGTCAGGCAACGCCTCGGTGGTGGTGGCCGACCTGACGCCCGCCAGCAGGCCAGTCGAGGCCACACAGGCCGATTGGGCGTTGCGCGTGCGCGATGCCGCTCGCGTTGCGGGTGAGCGCATCGAATCCCTGCTCGCTGCCGGCTCCGGACGGACGATGATCGACTTGGCGCGCGCCGTTGCCTCCTCCACGAGCGGGCCCCTCGTGCTTGGAGCCTCCAATCCCGTGCGCGCCTTCGATCTGGGCGTGTCCTCTTTGGAGGGTCGCGTGATTCACTCCAACCGCGGCCAGGCCGGAATCGACGGCACCATCGCGACCGCCGTTGGCATCGCGCTGGGCTCCGGGTACGCGGGCGAGGCATCGGCGCATCCATGTAGGCGTGTCACCGCCGTCATGGGCGACCTCACGGCCTGCCATGACGCATCCTCCTTGGCCGTGGCCGCGAGCTCCGGAGCGAATCTCGACATCGTCGTCGCCGACGATCAGGGAGGCGGCATCTTCGCCACTCTCGAGCATGGGCGCGCCGCCACCGACGAGGCCTACGGCCGATGGTTCGGCGTCGCCCAAGCGGTGGACTACGAGGCGCTCGCGGCCGCGTATGGGCTCGCCTTCGCGCGCGCCGAAACGCCGTCTGAACTTGCGCAACTGCTCGTCACCGCCGAGGCCGGCCCACGCCTCGTCCATGCGCCCGTCGAGCGCGCCGCGCACCTATACTCGGCCATCCGCGACATCCTCAATTGA
- a CDS encoding o-succinylbenzoate synthase: MRVPMRTLSRQTRHALEGVDDILVYKVAMTTRFRGVTRREGLLLHGHAGWGEAAPFWNYGDVESSRWLAAALESARRLPPVPRRKFVPVNVTVPVISPEEAYERVKASGGCATAKIKVAEPGVSLSRDCARVAAVADALRETVGGQALIRLDANGAWEVDEARVAIPAMASAAGVVPIEYVEQPCLTVDELAQVRRSVDVPIAADESIRRAEDPLEVARKEAADVVIIKVAPLGGVRAALRVARKSGLGVVVSSALETSVGLSVGVAAAAAVPGVPRAAGLATASLLVGDVTAPLVPDRGRLPVGRLEPDQELIDRTPVDGDLVSRWGMRLEGMAEHLTVGGR; the protein is encoded by the coding sequence ATGCGCGTTCCGATGCGCACGCTCAGTCGTCAAACGCGTCACGCCCTCGAAGGCGTCGATGACATCCTCGTGTACAAGGTGGCGATGACGACGCGCTTTCGTGGTGTGACTCGCCGCGAGGGGCTTCTCCTACACGGACATGCCGGCTGGGGCGAGGCAGCGCCATTCTGGAACTATGGCGATGTGGAGTCCTCGCGCTGGCTTGCCGCAGCCCTCGAATCCGCTCGACGTTTGCCGCCGGTGCCGCGCCGCAAGTTTGTGCCCGTCAACGTGACCGTCCCCGTGATCTCTCCTGAAGAGGCCTACGAGCGCGTCAAGGCGTCGGGCGGATGCGCCACCGCGAAGATCAAGGTCGCCGAACCAGGCGTGAGCCTGAGCCGTGACTGCGCGCGCGTCGCCGCCGTCGCCGACGCCCTGCGTGAGACGGTCGGAGGACAGGCCCTGATTCGCCTCGACGCCAACGGCGCGTGGGAGGTCGATGAGGCCCGAGTCGCGATTCCCGCAATGGCATCCGCCGCCGGTGTGGTCCCCATCGAATACGTGGAGCAGCCCTGCTTGACGGTCGACGAGCTGGCGCAGGTGCGCCGATCGGTGGACGTTCCTATCGCCGCCGACGAGTCGATCCGACGCGCCGAAGATCCCCTTGAGGTTGCCCGCAAGGAAGCCGCTGACGTCGTCATCATCAAGGTCGCACCCCTCGGAGGCGTGCGCGCTGCCCTACGCGTGGCGCGCAAGAGCGGGCTCGGCGTCGTCGTCTCCTCCGCTCTCGAAACCTCCGTCGGCCTGTCCGTGGGGGTCGCCGCGGCCGCTGCCGTGCCCGGTGTGCCCCGTGCGGCCGGACTGGCCACGGCCTCGTTGCTGGTGGGAGACGTGACCGCGCCCCTCGTTCCCGACCGTGGCCGCCTGCCCGTGGGACGCCTCGAACCCGACCAGGAGCTCATCGACCGAACCCCGGTCGACGGTGACCTCGTGTCCCGTTGGGGCATGCGGCTGGAAGGAATGGCCGAGCACCTCACGGTGGGAGGCCGGTAG
- a CDS encoding S1C family serine protease, with protein MTEPQNPTPDLSRASGEVTSYPQPSTAEDPAATQELRSTEATREMPSATRIPAPPAVPVSPADEPISAAPKTGAPCAEDAPAAGGVYAAPSGEPYVGYAAPASPEAAGAPTIVVTKKGPGWLALFAAMLLTVGLTLGAVFYARPAMLRASTPTNLNGGTVATVPASNSSGTDWTDVASAVSPAVVTIQAQGASSGGTGSGVIYDAQGDIITNYHVISSVLGGGQIQVTLADGRLYSASIVGHDKTTDLAVIRLDNPPSDLTVARFATSANLEVGAPVMAIGAPLGLSNTVTTGIVSALNRPVEVSMDESATSEDGSQASSDLVVTNAIQIDASINPGNSGGPLFDASGAVIGINSSIKSLASSSDGQAGSIGLGFAIPSDLAVSVADQLIASGSASHGTLGVTVKAATTTVGSDTYVGAQVQEVSAGSGASAAGIRAGDVIVKVEGQEVTSPKQLIGYVRRYKAGDSVSMTIVRDGTTQDVSVRIS; from the coding sequence ATGACCGAGCCTCAGAATCCGACCCCGGACCTATCGCGAGCGAGCGGCGAGGTGACTAGCTACCCGCAGCCCTCGACCGCCGAGGATCCCGCAGCCACCCAGGAGCTGCGCTCTACCGAGGCGACGCGCGAGATGCCCTCCGCGACGAGGATCCCCGCGCCGCCTGCTGTCCCCGTGTCGCCCGCCGATGAACCGATCTCCGCCGCACCAAAGACCGGCGCCCCCTGTGCCGAGGATGCGCCTGCTGCAGGCGGCGTCTACGCCGCTCCCTCCGGTGAGCCCTACGTCGGGTACGCCGCCCCGGCCTCGCCGGAGGCTGCCGGTGCCCCCACCATTGTCGTCACCAAGAAGGGGCCGGGATGGCTCGCCCTGTTCGCCGCGATGCTCCTGACCGTCGGCCTGACTCTCGGCGCCGTGTTCTACGCGCGCCCGGCGATGCTGCGCGCCTCCACGCCGACCAACCTAAACGGCGGAACGGTCGCCACGGTTCCGGCCTCGAACAGTTCCGGGACGGACTGGACGGACGTCGCCTCCGCCGTGTCCCCGGCTGTCGTCACCATCCAGGCGCAGGGAGCCTCCTCGGGCGGCACCGGCTCCGGAGTCATCTACGACGCGCAGGGCGACATCATCACGAACTACCACGTCATCTCCTCCGTTCTCGGAGGTGGACAGATCCAAGTCACCCTCGCGGATGGTCGCCTCTACTCGGCTTCGATCGTCGGCCACGACAAAACCACCGACCTGGCCGTCATCCGCCTGGATAACCCGCCCTCCGACCTGACCGTGGCGCGCTTCGCAACGTCGGCGAACCTGGAGGTGGGTGCTCCCGTCATGGCGATCGGCGCGCCCCTGGGGCTGTCCAACACCGTCACGACCGGCATCGTCTCCGCGCTGAACCGACCCGTCGAGGTCTCCATGGACGAATCCGCGACCTCGGAGGATGGCTCGCAGGCGTCCTCGGATCTCGTGGTGACGAACGCGATCCAGATCGACGCGTCGATCAACCCTGGAAACTCTGGCGGGCCTCTCTTTGACGCGAGCGGCGCGGTCATCGGCATCAACTCTTCCATCAAGTCGCTGGCCTCATCGTCCGATGGGCAGGCGGGCTCGATTGGCCTGGGTTTCGCGATCCCCTCCGATCTGGCGGTGTCCGTCGCCGACCAGCTCATCGCCTCCGGCTCGGCCTCCCACGGCACTCTTGGCGTGACCGTCAAGGCCGCGACGACAACGGTCGGCTCCGACACCTACGTCGGTGCCCAGGTGCAGGAAGTCTCCGCGGGCTCCGGTGCCTCCGCCGCAGGCATCCGTGCTGGCGACGTCATCGTCAAGGTCGAGGGCCAGGAAGTGACCAGCCCCAAACAGCTCATCGGATACGTACGCCGCTACAAGGCCGGTGACAGCGTCTCCATGACGATCGTTCGCGACGGCACCACGCAGGACGTGTCCGTGCGCATTTCGTGA
- a CDS encoding L,D-transpeptidase family protein, whose product MLKVLSLRTKWAIGVVSALVLLVVCAGVVYAANYSGRALPGTSVAGTSVAGMTRDQVVSAVNQRADATNVTLTVEGKTTEASLNEAGISVDADETADAAMKGSTSFPAFVSALFSERDIEPVVTVSEESIKKLAASANSTLTSEMKDASVIVAQDGQSFTVTPAQMGNGVSAEDVAAAVKQAGATLTSVTQDVSVRQMEPSITTENAQAAAEKANALLETNIEISDGIDTFSAERSDKVQWVEFLTKDDGSLDTPSISTVKVADWVNALAATTDVKPQNRVDNVDSSGNVLTVAREGKKGLKTNNTEQVTKDIIAAMTAGTPYEGLFHYDDVEPGSETKQVAEGTENLVYQAAEGEKWVDISLADNSVTAYVGGKVAGGPYYMVPGAPDTPTVTGTFHVYLKYDVQTMRGENADGTKYETEGVPWVTYFTGSYAMHGAPWRSSFGWSGYGGSHGCVNMPVDAAKFIYDWTDMGDTVVVHY is encoded by the coding sequence ATGCTCAAAGTACTATCCCTGAGAACCAAGTGGGCGATCGGCGTTGTGAGCGCCCTCGTCCTCCTCGTCGTGTGCGCCGGCGTCGTCTACGCCGCCAACTACTCCGGACGCGCCCTGCCCGGCACCAGCGTCGCTGGGACCTCCGTGGCGGGCATGACCCGCGACCAGGTCGTCTCCGCCGTGAACCAGCGCGCCGACGCCACCAACGTGACCCTGACCGTCGAAGGCAAGACCACCGAGGCCTCGCTCAACGAAGCGGGTATTTCGGTCGACGCCGACGAAACCGCCGACGCCGCTATGAAGGGCTCCACGTCCTTCCCCGCCTTCGTCAGCGCCCTGTTCTCCGAGCGCGACATCGAGCCCGTCGTCACCGTCAGCGAAGAGTCGATCAAGAAGCTCGCGGCGAGTGCGAACTCGACCCTCACCTCGGAAATGAAGGACGCCTCGGTCATCGTCGCTCAAGATGGCCAATCCTTCACCGTCACCCCCGCTCAGATGGGCAACGGCGTGTCCGCTGAGGACGTGGCCGCCGCCGTGAAGCAGGCGGGTGCCACCCTCACCTCCGTCACCCAGGACGTGAGCGTGCGCCAGATGGAGCCCTCCATCACCACTGAGAACGCTCAGGCCGCCGCCGAGAAGGCCAACGCCCTCCTCGAGACGAACATCGAGATCTCCGACGGTATCGACACCTTCAGCGCCGAGCGCTCCGACAAGGTCCAGTGGGTTGAATTCCTCACCAAGGATGACGGCAGCCTGGACACTCCCTCGATCAGCACCGTCAAGGTCGCCGACTGGGTGAACGCGCTGGCCGCCACCACCGACGTCAAGCCGCAGAACCGCGTCGACAACGTCGACTCCTCCGGCAACGTTCTGACCGTCGCCCGCGAGGGTAAGAAGGGCCTCAAGACCAACAACACCGAGCAGGTCACCAAGGACATCATCGCCGCCATGACCGCTGGCACCCCCTACGAGGGCCTGTTCCACTACGACGATGTCGAGCCCGGCTCCGAGACCAAGCAGGTCGCCGAAGGCACCGAAAACCTGGTCTACCAGGCAGCCGAAGGCGAGAAGTGGGTCGACATTAGTCTCGCCGACAACTCCGTGACCGCCTACGTTGGCGGCAAGGTCGCCGGCGGCCCCTACTACATGGTTCCCGGCGCACCTGACACCCCGACTGTCACCGGCACCTTCCACGTGTACCTCAAGTACGACGTGCAGACCATGCGCGGCGAGAACGCCGACGGAACCAAGTACGAGACCGAAGGCGTCCCGTGGGTCACCTACTTCACCGGCTCCTACGCGATGCACGGCGCCCCCTGGCGCTCCTCCTTCGGATGGAGCGGCTACGGCGGCTCCCACGGCTGCGTGAACATGCCCGTCGACGCAGCGAAGTTCATCTATGACTGGACCGACATGGGCGACACGGTGGTCGTGCATTACTGA